In Fervidobacterium nodosum Rt17-B1, one genomic interval encodes:
- a CDS encoding alkaline phosphatase produces MGKKVLTFATLLFVYFAFALNVIILVGDGMSTNQLFLASILEGRILNTMTLPYTGITTTYSADSWVTDSAPAASALFSGFKILNKVIGVLPNGEPVPSIFELAKKAGYKIGIAVTCQITHATPAGVYANVDNRNDELGIAKQFVDKEVVDVAFGGGWQWFTPASKGGSRKDELDLIKAAMEKGYKYISTVNELENISAENEKVLGLFAKNYLDPVSERSSSQPKLDLMTKKALEILSASGKPFMLMVEGSQIDWEAHANDFYGVWKEVVEFDDAVKVALDFAKKDGNTLVIVLGDHETGGLSLSTGGYAINVEQARKAKGTTTMFLKQFNINDKDAFIAGIKEWYGVNMSDSEYETLKKVPSNNLRRELARYISFKVGFGWTTYDHTAQPVPVYAFGPGAENFTGVLDNTDIAKIVARLTKITTVQFPSIVAK; encoded by the coding sequence ATGGGTAAAAAGGTTTTAACTTTTGCTACGCTACTTTTTGTTTATTTTGCTTTTGCCCTCAACGTTATAATTCTTGTTGGGGATGGTATGTCTACAAATCAACTATTTCTCGCAAGTATTCTTGAAGGAAGAATTTTAAACACGATGACTCTTCCTTACACAGGTATAACAACAACATACAGCGCAGATTCTTGGGTTACAGATTCAGCGCCAGCAGCGAGTGCTCTTTTCAGTGGGTTTAAGATTTTGAATAAGGTGATAGGGGTGCTTCCAAATGGTGAACCTGTTCCATCCATATTTGAACTTGCCAAGAAAGCAGGTTACAAAATAGGGATAGCGGTTACATGCCAAATTACTCACGCAACACCAGCGGGCGTTTACGCAAATGTTGATAACAGAAACGATGAGCTTGGAATTGCGAAACAATTTGTTGATAAAGAAGTGGTAGATGTTGCGTTTGGTGGAGGATGGCAATGGTTTACACCTGCTTCAAAAGGTGGTTCAAGAAAAGACGAACTTGATTTGATTAAAGCTGCTATGGAAAAAGGTTATAAATACATATCAACAGTAAATGAATTGGAAAATATCAGCGCAGAGAATGAAAAAGTTCTTGGCTTATTTGCTAAAAATTATTTAGACCCAGTATCTGAAAGAAGCTCATCGCAACCTAAACTCGATCTCATGACAAAGAAAGCTTTAGAAATTCTCTCCGCAAGTGGAAAACCATTTATGCTCATGGTTGAAGGTTCGCAAATCGACTGGGAAGCGCACGCCAACGATTTCTATGGTGTATGGAAAGAAGTTGTCGAATTTGATGACGCGGTTAAGGTCGCTCTTGATTTTGCCAAGAAAGATGGAAACACACTTGTGATTGTCCTTGGTGACCATGAAACAGGTGGTTTATCACTTTCCACAGGTGGATATGCGATAAACGTTGAACAAGCGAGAAAAGCAAAGGGAACAACAACGATGTTTTTAAAACAATTTAATATAAACGATAAAGATGCGTTCATCGCTGGAATAAAAGAATGGTACGGTGTAAATATGAGCGATTCCGAATATGAAACACTCAAGAAAGTTCCATCAAATAACTTAAGAAGAGAACTCGCAAGATACATTAGTTTCAAAGTCGGTTTTGGTTGGACAACGTACGACCACACCGCGCAACCTGTACCAGTATATGCCTTTGGACCTGGCGCTGAGAACTTCACAGGAGTACTTGACAATACAGATATAGCGAAAATTGTTGCGAGGTTAACAAAGATAACAACTGTTCAATTCCCATCTATCGTTGCAAAATAA
- a CDS encoding methyl-accepting chemotaxis protein: MYDENVNKIDKVIKPSDVEDFTNNLNKNKIYNGFLDMMSKRKSLYVGVPIKNDKGETFAALYIKRDITNVSYYRLLGLILQISIITLVTIFVLIITSKTGKKIQKRFDKFILEVEKIASGNFDIQLETTENDEISQMGNKLTEATKKFREMLDNINETATNAEERISEFSKISESIISTASSTSEIKSMSENTENASKELDKSLEEFAAYVEESSAELESILKRIKEFTDIIEQITSSASHLASQTSLLNNFTEKITEISDNITVLAINASIETSKQNIDRDGLSRISEMIMELSESSRQLTKESKQSLKSLEESITSTILLAEKVTENLSSVKESLNIISNVMNALVGNVSNLTKISRVTHEAVEQTYAGVEQLEEAINVIKDEIEKFQNSFVELIDAFKRLKT; the protein is encoded by the coding sequence GTGTATGATGAAAATGTAAATAAGATAGATAAAGTAATAAAACCATCTGATGTCGAAGATTTCACAAATAACCTTAATAAAAACAAAATTTACAATGGATTTTTAGATATGATGAGCAAGCGGAAGTCTCTCTATGTTGGAGTGCCTATAAAAAATGACAAAGGTGAAACTTTTGCGGCATTGTACATTAAGAGAGACATAACAAATGTTTCTTATTATAGGCTATTAGGACTTATATTACAAATTTCGATTATTACTCTCGTCACAATATTTGTCCTCATAATTACTTCTAAAACCGGTAAGAAAATTCAAAAGAGATTTGATAAATTCATTTTAGAAGTTGAGAAGATTGCCTCTGGAAATTTTGATATTCAACTTGAAACAACAGAGAATGACGAAATATCTCAAATGGGAAATAAGCTCACAGAAGCCACCAAAAAATTTAGAGAAATGCTTGATAACATTAATGAAACTGCAACTAATGCCGAGGAAAGAATTAGTGAATTTAGTAAGATATCAGAGAGTATTATTTCAACAGCTTCTTCAACTTCTGAAATTAAATCAATGAGTGAGAATACGGAAAATGCATCAAAGGAACTTGACAAATCACTTGAGGAGTTCGCCGCTTATGTCGAAGAAAGTTCAGCAGAACTTGAAAGTATACTCAAAAGAATAAAGGAGTTCACAGATATAATCGAACAAATTACAAGTTCAGCTTCACATCTTGCTTCACAAACTTCCTTGCTCAACAATTTTACTGAGAAGATAACGGAGATATCAGATAACATAACAGTTCTCGCGATTAATGCTTCCATTGAAACAAGTAAACAAAATATCGATAGAGACGGACTTTCAAGAATTTCTGAAATGATTATGGAGCTCTCAGAATCATCAAGACAGTTAACAAAAGAGTCAAAACAATCGCTTAAATCTCTCGAAGAATCAATAACTTCAACAATTCTTTTAGCAGAAAAAGTCACGGAAAATCTCAGTAGCGTTAAAGAGTCTTTAAATATAATTTCGAATGTAATGAATGCATTGGTGGGAAACGTAAGTAACTTAACAAAAATTTCAAGGGTAACACATGAAGCTGTTGAACAAACTTACGCTGGAGTGGAACAGCTTGAAGAAGCAATAAATGTAATAAAAGATGAGATTGAAAAATTCCAAAATTCATTTGTTGAATTAATAGACGCTTTTAAAAGGCTAAAAACATGA
- the fliI gene encoding flagellar protein export ATPase FliI, translating into MKFLEIIEDKVKKLNPYEYAGEVQKIIGLTIESRGPDAALGELCKILVGNKKALAEVVGFKEDLTILMPLEDVTGLKKGCEVLKTGRTVSVPVGEELKGRVIDALGRPIDGKRLVLKEYRQIVSEAPNPLIRKRILEPLPVGVRAIDGFLTLGKGQRIGIFAGSGVGKSTLLGMIARNTTADINVIALIGERGREVREFIEKDLGEEGIKRSVVVVSTSDQPALLRIKALLTATTIAEYFRDKGYAVMLMVDSLTRWAMAQREVGLAIGEPPTTRGYPPSVFAQLPKILERAGNSDKGSITGIYTVLVEADDFNEPISDTVRGIVDGHIILSRKLAESNHFPAIDVLMSISRLMVDITKPEHIQSARAIRDIIATYNDAKDLIDVGAYKKGANPKIDKSIELIDEINKFLRQGIKEKMSFQDTVDYLISIAKKI; encoded by the coding sequence ATAAAGTTTCTTGAAATTATAGAAGACAAAGTCAAAAAACTTAATCCATATGAATACGCTGGTGAAGTTCAAAAAATAATCGGGTTAACAATTGAATCCCGAGGTCCTGATGCTGCACTTGGGGAATTATGCAAAATATTAGTTGGGAATAAAAAAGCATTAGCAGAAGTTGTCGGATTTAAGGAAGATTTAACGATTTTAATGCCTTTAGAAGATGTGACTGGATTGAAAAAAGGGTGTGAAGTCTTAAAAACAGGCCGAACTGTTAGCGTACCTGTGGGAGAAGAATTAAAAGGAAGAGTTATAGACGCTCTAGGAAGACCTATTGATGGGAAAAGACTTGTTTTGAAAGAATACAGACAAATTGTGAGTGAAGCACCAAATCCACTAATTAGAAAACGTATTTTGGAACCACTTCCCGTTGGAGTTCGCGCAATAGATGGATTTCTAACGTTGGGTAAAGGACAGCGTATAGGTATATTCGCAGGAAGTGGTGTGGGAAAAAGTACACTTTTAGGTATGATAGCCAGAAATACGACAGCTGATATAAACGTTATAGCACTTATCGGTGAACGTGGAAGAGAAGTTAGGGAATTTATTGAAAAAGACCTTGGAGAAGAAGGTATAAAACGTTCCGTAGTAGTTGTTTCAACATCCGATCAGCCTGCTCTTCTTCGTATAAAAGCGTTGTTAACAGCCACAACGATAGCAGAATATTTCAGAGACAAAGGTTATGCGGTTATGCTTATGGTGGACTCCCTAACCAGATGGGCGATGGCACAAAGAGAAGTTGGGCTTGCAATAGGCGAGCCACCTACAACAAGAGGATACCCACCGAGTGTGTTTGCCCAATTACCAAAGATACTAGAGCGTGCCGGTAATTCAGATAAAGGAAGTATAACAGGTATATACACTGTGCTTGTCGAAGCTGATGACTTTAATGAACCTATTTCGGATACAGTTCGCGGAATTGTCGACGGACATATAATACTATCTCGTAAACTTGCTGAATCAAACCATTTCCCAGCTATAGACGTACTTATGAGCATAAGCAGGCTCATGGTTGATATTACTAAACCAGAACACATACAGTCAGCGAGAGCTATAAGAGATATAATAGCAACATATAACGATGCCAAAGACCTTATAGATGTAGGCGCATACAAAAAAGGTGCAAATCCAAAAATAGACAAATCGATAGAACTTATCGATGAAATAAACAAATTCCTTAGACAAGGAATAAAAGAAAAAATGTCGTTCCAAGATACAGTGGATTATTTAATCTCTATAGCAAAGAAAATATAG
- a CDS encoding FliH/SctL family protein, which translates to MLIRKRYVYLDAPMKIESNKGQIEKEKQEENIRNEQELLEMVARANKEAEQIVFSAQNQVQQMIQQAQEEYNKIIEEANKRSKEIIDNTVNEVEETKRELNERIKSILFSFETSFDNLLSMYSEKIATITKILVEKFLEKEIDSEVTKRKIEKVLSHVVGATKVKIHINPEDAKLIDQEILDEIRSKNYEVVLNDSVSQGVIVETDLGTIDTTLKFQFALLDEIFDEVFKQEL; encoded by the coding sequence TTGCTTATACGTAAGCGCTATGTCTATTTAGATGCCCCAATGAAAATAGAAAGTAATAAGGGACAAATAGAAAAAGAAAAACAAGAGGAAAATATAAGAAACGAACAAGAATTATTAGAAATGGTGGCTCGTGCAAATAAAGAAGCCGAGCAAATAGTTTTTTCTGCCCAAAATCAAGTACAACAAATGATACAACAAGCTCAAGAAGAATACAATAAAATAATCGAGGAAGCAAACAAAAGAAGCAAAGAAATTATCGATAACACAGTCAATGAAGTTGAGGAAACAAAGAGAGAATTAAACGAAAGAATAAAAAGCATATTATTTTCTTTTGAAACGTCTTTTGATAACTTACTCTCAATGTATTCAGAGAAGATTGCTACCATAACTAAAATATTAGTTGAAAAGTTTCTTGAGAAAGAAATCGATTCAGAGGTAACTAAGAGAAAAATTGAAAAAGTTCTTTCACATGTGGTTGGAGCGACAAAAGTGAAAATTCATATAAATCCGGAAGATGCAAAATTAATCGACCAAGAAATCCTAGACGAAATTCGCTCTAAAAATTACGAAGTTGTATTAAATGATTCCGTAAGCCAAGGTGTAATTGTTGAAACGGATTTAGGTACGATTGATACCACTTTGAAATTTCAATTTGCTTTGCTTGATGAGATATTCGATGAAGTTTTTAAACAAGAATTATAG
- the ackA gene encoding acetate kinase, with product MRVLVVNCGSSSIKYQFLDMDTEQVLCKGLAERIGIPGSRIVHKKDDQKVVVEKPMKDHEDALKYVLELVVDEKVGGVKDLKEIDAVGHRVVHGGEKFSGSVLIDEEVMRALEEYSYLAPLHNPPNIMGIRAMMKLLPGVPNVAVFDTAFHSKMPAKAYLYAIPYEYYKKYKIRRYGFHGTSHRYVSKRTAEILGLDYHKSKIITVHLGNGASIAAVMNGHSIDTSMGFTPLEGLVMGTRSGDIDPSIVTFLMEKEGLTAEEVYTILNKKSGVLGLTDGFSSDMRDIEGKALEGDPVCRLALDIYEYRIAKYIGAYIAAMNGVDAIAFTAGVGENSPITRKEICENYLSYLGIKIDDEKNNVKGEERIITTPDSKVKVLLVPTNEELMIARDTKEIIEKGLKQLEY from the coding sequence GTGCGAGTACTGGTAGTAAACTGTGGTAGCTCATCGATTAAGTATCAATTTCTTGATATGGACACAGAACAAGTACTTTGTAAAGGACTTGCTGAAAGGATAGGTATACCAGGTAGTAGAATAGTACACAAAAAAGACGACCAAAAAGTCGTTGTGGAAAAGCCCATGAAGGACCATGAAGATGCTCTTAAATATGTTTTGGAATTAGTAGTTGATGAGAAAGTTGGAGGAGTAAAAGACTTAAAAGAGATTGATGCCGTTGGTCACAGGGTAGTGCACGGTGGAGAAAAATTTTCAGGTTCTGTATTGATAGATGAAGAGGTTATGAGAGCACTTGAAGAATATTCATACCTTGCTCCACTTCACAATCCACCAAATATAATGGGTATAAGGGCAATGATGAAACTTTTACCAGGGGTACCTAACGTAGCTGTCTTTGATACAGCATTCCACTCAAAGATGCCAGCGAAGGCTTACCTTTACGCTATACCATACGAATATTACAAAAAATATAAAATTAGAAGATACGGCTTCCACGGTACAAGCCACAGATATGTCTCTAAACGTACAGCCGAGATACTTGGACTTGACTATCACAAATCAAAGATAATTACGGTCCATCTTGGGAATGGAGCTTCCATTGCTGCGGTAATGAACGGACACAGTATAGACACATCAATGGGCTTTACACCACTTGAAGGGCTTGTCATGGGGACACGTTCAGGTGATATTGACCCATCTATAGTTACATTCCTTATGGAAAAAGAAGGACTAACGGCAGAAGAAGTATATACAATTCTTAATAAGAAAAGTGGTGTACTAGGTCTTACAGATGGCTTCAGCTCAGATATGAGAGATATAGAAGGTAAAGCACTTGAAGGTGATCCAGTTTGCAGATTGGCTCTTGATATATACGAATACAGAATTGCAAAATACATAGGCGCTTATATTGCGGCGATGAATGGTGTTGACGCAATTGCATTTACTGCGGGAGTTGGTGAAAATTCCCCGATAACAAGAAAAGAAATTTGTGAAAACTATCTCTCTTATCTTGGTATAAAGATAGATGATGAAAAGAACAACGTAAAAGGCGAGGAAAGAATAATAACGACACCTGACTCAAAGGTAAAGGTATTACTCGTTCCAACAAACGAAGAATTGATGATAGCAAGAGATACAAAAGAAATTATCGAAAAAGGCCTTAAACAACTTGAATATTAA
- the fba gene encoding class II fructose-1,6-bisphosphate aldolase, which produces MYVNTKDILEKASKEYYAVPAFNINNMEFFHAILEGAIEKRAPLIIETSEGAIKYAGNGDIHKGAKYFVELVRLFADSVDIPIALHLDHGKHFEYIIAAIKAGYSSVMIDASEEPFEENMKKTKEIVKIAHAAGVSVEAELGQLAGIEDNVSAAENVLVDPEQAKIFVEETGVDFLAPAIGTSHGAFKFKGEAKLDFERLQKVKKLTGIPLVLHGASSVLPEYVKLAEEYGADLGGAKGVPEEELKKCVQFGINKVNTDTDLRIAFIAGMRKFLKENPKEFDPRHYLGAGKKLVKEVVMNRLEFLGCAGKA; this is translated from the coding sequence ATGTACGTAAACACAAAGGATATTCTTGAAAAAGCAAGTAAGGAGTATTATGCAGTTCCAGCTTTTAACATTAACAACATGGAGTTTTTCCACGCTATATTAGAAGGAGCAATTGAAAAAAGAGCTCCATTAATAATTGAAACAAGCGAAGGTGCGATAAAGTATGCAGGAAACGGAGACATACATAAGGGAGCAAAATATTTCGTTGAGTTAGTAAGATTATTTGCTGATAGCGTCGATATACCAATAGCTTTGCACCTTGACCATGGTAAGCACTTTGAGTATATAATAGCAGCGATAAAGGCAGGGTATTCCTCGGTTATGATTGATGCTTCCGAAGAACCATTCGAGGAAAATATGAAAAAAACAAAGGAAATAGTTAAAATTGCCCATGCTGCTGGAGTTTCTGTTGAAGCTGAACTTGGTCAACTTGCCGGAATTGAAGATAATGTGTCTGCTGCAGAAAACGTATTAGTTGACCCAGAACAAGCAAAAATATTTGTTGAAGAAACAGGTGTTGATTTCTTGGCACCAGCGATAGGTACAAGTCATGGAGCGTTTAAATTCAAAGGTGAAGCAAAACTTGATTTTGAAAGATTGCAAAAAGTTAAAAAGCTTACAGGTATTCCTCTTGTATTACACGGAGCATCAAGTGTGCTTCCAGAATACGTAAAATTAGCAGAAGAATACGGAGCGGACCTTGGAGGGGCAAAAGGCGTTCCAGAAGAAGAGCTCAAGAAATGTGTTCAATTTGGAATAAACAAGGTTAACACCGATACAGACTTAAGGATAGCATTCATAGCCGGAATGAGAAAATTCCTTAAAGAAAATCCAAAAGAATTCGACCCGAGACACTATCTTGGAGCAGGTAAGAAACTTGTGAAAGAAGTAGTTATGAACAGACTTGAATTTCTTGGATGTGCTGGCAAAGCATAA
- a CDS encoding ClC family H(+)/Cl(-) exchange transporter — MAEESADKLIEKVARLKSKLILKSIAVGIFSSLMVILYRIMLTKADSIREYALHMYNSNHLYIFLILFLVVINSLIIKKFVKTEPMISGSGIPQIKGVILRQIDYNPIKAIYKKLIGGFLAILNGLSLGREGPSVQIGATVGMYFSRKLELTKMEEKYLITAGASAGLAAAFNAPLAAVIFSLEELHKNFSPMVLLTSMIAAIVSDFISKTVFGLKPVFNFQLSSTIPLKYYPFLILLGFVTGILGVYFNKSLLKSTQVFKKIENRILISSLIGVVLLLTIPDVLGGGHDLVIKTSKVNITLKQILIILVIKFAFTMISYASSAPGGIFLPMLALGALIGKAFYSGIFIFFDTNNTYMVNFITLGMVGYFVAIVRAPITGIVLITEMVGTLNHFLELSLVSFVSYITAELLNEEPIYESLLERILESSGGLRNLIRPHQKTLIEITISTGSELDGIKIKGFKWPEGCLIVSIRRGNKEIIPNGEVVLHAGDILSILTTEESASKNKRELIKKATSVKE, encoded by the coding sequence ATGGCAGAGGAATCAGCTGATAAATTAATTGAAAAGGTTGCTAGATTGAAAAGCAAACTAATACTTAAAAGCATAGCAGTCGGAATTTTCAGTAGCTTAATGGTAATATTATACAGAATAATGCTCACAAAAGCCGATTCTATAAGAGAATACGCCCTTCATATGTATAATTCGAACCATCTTTATATTTTCTTGATACTATTTTTAGTAGTAATTAACTCTCTAATAATCAAAAAATTTGTAAAAACCGAACCAATGATAAGTGGTAGTGGTATACCACAAATTAAAGGGGTTATTTTAAGACAAATAGATTATAATCCAATAAAAGCTATTTACAAAAAACTTATAGGTGGATTCTTAGCAATCTTAAATGGCTTATCTTTAGGACGTGAAGGGCCTTCTGTACAAATAGGTGCGACTGTAGGAATGTATTTTAGCAGAAAATTAGAACTGACAAAAATGGAAGAAAAGTATTTGATAACGGCTGGAGCGAGCGCTGGTTTAGCAGCAGCTTTTAATGCTCCTTTAGCAGCGGTAATCTTTTCATTGGAGGAGTTACATAAAAATTTTTCGCCTATGGTTCTTTTAACTTCAATGATAGCAGCTATAGTTTCGGATTTCATTTCAAAGACTGTTTTTGGATTAAAACCCGTATTTAACTTTCAGTTATCAAGCACAATACCATTAAAATATTATCCATTTTTAATATTGTTAGGATTCGTTACTGGAATTTTGGGTGTCTATTTTAATAAATCACTTTTAAAATCTACACAGGTATTCAAGAAGATTGAAAATAGAATATTGATATCTTCGTTGATAGGGGTTGTATTACTCTTAACAATTCCAGATGTATTAGGTGGAGGGCACGATTTGGTTATTAAAACTAGTAAAGTTAACATAACTTTGAAACAAATTTTAATAATTTTGGTTATAAAATTTGCGTTCACGATGATTAGCTACGCTTCGTCCGCACCAGGCGGAATTTTCCTTCCCATGTTAGCTTTAGGCGCTCTCATAGGAAAAGCCTTCTATAGTGGTATTTTTATTTTTTTTGATACAAATAATACATACATGGTAAATTTTATAACCTTAGGCATGGTCGGATATTTTGTCGCCATAGTCAGAGCACCTATAACTGGGATAGTTTTGATAACGGAGATGGTCGGAACACTCAACCACTTTTTGGAATTATCTTTAGTCTCATTTGTCTCTTACATAACTGCAGAACTTTTAAATGAAGAACCGATATACGAATCGTTATTAGAAAGAATTCTGGAAAGCAGTGGTGGATTAAGAAACTTAATTAGGCCACATCAAAAGACTTTGATTGAAATAACCATTTCCACAGGTTCAGAATTAGATGGGATAAAAATAAAAGGTTTCAAATGGCCGGAAGGTTGTCTGATAGTCTCCATTAGAAGAGGCAATAAAGAGATAATACCCAACGGTGAAGTTGTACTCCATGCAGGAGATATATTATCAATACTTACAACCGAGGAAAGTGCTTCAAAAAATAAAAGGGAATTAATCAAAAAAGCTACATCGGTAAAAGAATAA
- the thiI gene encoding tRNA uracil 4-sulfurtransferase ThiI — translation MERVFVIRYSEIGLKGKNREFFEKKLIDNILKIVRPAAVNKRYGRIIVRIGRNDPNALEERLKYVMGIQNYSLGYALAHDIDEVKKVSLELAKLEVEKGYKTFKVSAQRGYKDFPLNSIELNREIGGYIYENIPGLKVDVHNPEFEIGIDVREKEIFVFSGKKYLSGGLPVGVSGRALLLLSGGIDSPVAGWYAMRRGLELQTLTFLSPPMTTEKSVQKILDLGRVLARYLPNGLRMWIVPLTEVQMYIKENAPDEYSLILQRRSMMRIANMIARRVKAKAIITGENLGQVASQTLTNMAAIEDASSLLVLRPLIGFDKIETTNKAKEIGTFEISIQPYIDSCVAFAPKKPATKSDINEIRKVEEKLDELSDLEYQAFKKRESYRIENA, via the coding sequence TTGGAAAGAGTATTTGTGATCAGGTATTCAGAAATAGGTTTGAAAGGTAAAAATCGTGAGTTTTTCGAGAAAAAACTCATAGATAACATTTTAAAGATTGTTAGACCTGCTGCTGTGAATAAGCGATACGGAAGGATAATTGTAAGGATCGGAAGAAATGACCCAAATGCGCTTGAGGAAAGATTGAAGTACGTTATGGGGATTCAAAATTACAGCTTAGGTTACGCTCTTGCGCATGATATCGACGAAGTTAAGAAAGTAAGCTTGGAATTGGCAAAGCTGGAAGTTGAAAAAGGATATAAAACGTTTAAAGTATCTGCTCAAAGAGGATACAAAGATTTTCCTCTTAACAGTATCGAATTGAACAGAGAAATAGGAGGTTACATCTACGAAAATATCCCCGGGTTAAAAGTAGATGTTCACAATCCTGAATTTGAAATAGGTATAGATGTAAGAGAAAAGGAAATATTCGTCTTCTCGGGCAAAAAATATCTTTCTGGGGGATTACCCGTTGGTGTTTCTGGAAGAGCTTTGCTACTTTTAAGCGGTGGTATCGATAGTCCTGTGGCTGGTTGGTATGCGATGAGAAGAGGTCTAGAATTACAAACACTAACATTCCTAAGCCCCCCAATGACCACGGAAAAATCTGTTCAAAAGATTTTGGATTTAGGAAGGGTGCTTGCAAGATACTTACCTAACGGTTTGAGGATGTGGATTGTCCCGCTGACGGAAGTTCAAATGTATATAAAAGAAAATGCGCCTGATGAGTACTCATTGATACTTCAAAGACGTTCTATGATGCGTATTGCAAATATGATTGCCCGCAGAGTGAAAGCTAAAGCGATAATCACAGGTGAAAATCTTGGTCAAGTTGCAAGTCAAACTCTGACGAACATGGCAGCCATTGAAGATGCAAGCTCATTACTTGTACTTAGACCGCTTATTGGGTTCGATAAAATTGAAACAACGAATAAAGCGAAAGAAATCGGTACATTCGAAATTTCAATTCAACCTTACATAGACAGTTGTGTTGCTTTTGCTCCGAAAAAACCAGCAACAAAATCTGATATAAACGAAATAAGAAAAGTAGAGGAAAAACTGGATGAACTAAGCGATTTAGAATACCAAGCATTCAAGAAACGCGAATCTTATAGAATAGAAAACGCATAA
- a CDS encoding YbhB/YbcL family Raf kinase inhibitor-like protein, with amino-acid sequence MKKLFSLLAILIVLFGFVYGAEKVANKEAKRMVVTSVFKNGEFIPKKYACEGEDINPELVITNVPKNAKSIAIICDDPDAPIGTFVHWVIWNIPVDGDSVKIPEGLKKLEKLPDGTMQGYNDFGKIGYNGPCPPRGHGVHHYHFKVYALDTLLELKGKVKKADLEKAMKGHIIESAEIVGLYERK; translated from the coding sequence ATGAAAAAACTATTCTCTTTGTTGGCTATTTTAATAGTTTTATTCGGGTTTGTTTATGGAGCTGAGAAGGTTGCGAATAAGGAGGCGAAACGTATGGTTGTCACGAGTGTATTCAAAAACGGAGAGTTTATACCGAAGAAATACGCTTGCGAAGGGGAAGATATAAATCCAGAATTGGTGATAACAAACGTTCCGAAGAATGCTAAAAGCATAGCAATAATATGCGACGACCCAGATGCGCCTATTGGTACGTTCGTTCATTGGGTGATTTGGAATATACCTGTGGATGGAGATAGCGTTAAAATACCCGAAGGCTTAAAGAAATTAGAAAAACTGCCAGATGGTACTATGCAAGGATATAACGATTTTGGAAAAATCGGTTATAACGGTCCATGCCCACCAAGAGGCCATGGTGTGCACCACTATCATTTCAAAGTCTATGCACTTGATACACTTCTTGAGTTGAAAGGAAAAGTAAAAAAAGCAGATCTTGAAAAAGCTATGAAAGGACATATAATAGAAAGCGCAGAAATTGTTGGTTTGTATGAAAGAAAATAA
- a CDS encoding SDR family oxidoreductase: MENMIKNEKLSKRVAVVSGGAKNIGKGIAFEFLKNGWNVGIIDFDKKALEEFPVGEFAQNILLYQGDVSDEYSVAEFYVKIKENFGRLDAIINNAAIGGFKDFLSLSVNEWKRVIDVNLTGYFLMARFGVPLMLENPGKGSIVNISSTRALMSEPGNEAYSASKAGILGLTHALANSLGPKVRVNAICPGWILHEGEEISQKEHEQHLTGRAGTIKDIAHLVMFLTDDEKSGFITGQTFIVDGGMTKKMIYI; this comes from the coding sequence ATGGAAAATATGATAAAAAATGAAAAATTATCTAAAAGAGTTGCGGTTGTGAGTGGGGGAGCAAAAAATATTGGAAAAGGGATAGCTTTTGAATTTTTAAAAAATGGATGGAATGTTGGAATTATAGATTTTGATAAAAAGGCATTAGAAGAATTTCCAGTGGGTGAATTCGCACAAAATATTTTACTCTACCAAGGTGATGTTTCGGATGAATATTCTGTGGCAGAATTTTATGTGAAGATTAAGGAAAATTTTGGAAGGCTTGATGCGATTATAAACAATGCGGCAATTGGTGGCTTCAAAGATTTTCTGAGTTTATCGGTAAATGAATGGAAGAGGGTTATCGATGTAAACCTCACCGGTTATTTTCTAATGGCTCGTTTTGGTGTACCTTTAATGCTCGAAAATCCTGGGAAAGGTTCAATTGTTAATATATCCTCAACAAGAGCCTTAATGTCAGAACCTGGCAATGAAGCATACAGTGCATCAAAAGCCGGTATTTTAGGATTAACTCACGCATTGGCGAATTCTTTGGGACCAAAAGTTAGAGTTAACGCGATATGCCCAGGATGGATATTGCACGAAGGAGAAGAGATTTCTCAAAAGGAGCACGAACAACACCTAACTGGCAGAGCAGGGACAATTAAAGATATAGCCCATCTTGTCATGTTTCTTACAGACGATGAAAAAAGTGGATTCATAACTGGGCAGACTTTTATTGTAGATGGTGGAATGACAAAGAAAATGATTTACATTTAG